A genomic stretch from Nocardia wallacei includes:
- a CDS encoding queuosine precursor transporter, protein MRDTSDTTAADGSGRPAPAHAAFAQAAGGPFTLIVTLFTATLMISNICATKGVQFFTDHQLSLGPLEILPITTDGAFFLFPLAYVIGDVLSEVYGFRAMRRTVYYGFAMLLLMVVCFWIAIGLPAAGFYENQNAFRTIVGTTPQLVAAGLAGFVVGQFLNSVTLVLIKERTKEKHLWARLLGSTVAGEFGDTLVFCSIAATAIGIDTWGAFVNYVIVGFLWKTLVEVVVLPISYRCIALLKKHEPTYEPLDRPAIYS, encoded by the coding sequence GTGAGGGATACCAGCGATACCACAGCAGCCGACGGGTCTGGGCGCCCCGCGCCCGCGCACGCAGCATTCGCGCAGGCCGCGGGGGGTCCGTTCACGCTGATCGTGACCTTGTTCACGGCCACCCTGATGATCTCCAACATCTGCGCCACCAAGGGCGTGCAGTTCTTCACCGACCACCAGCTGTCGCTGGGACCGCTGGAGATCCTGCCGATCACCACCGACGGCGCGTTCTTCCTGTTCCCGCTCGCCTACGTCATCGGCGACGTACTGAGCGAGGTGTACGGCTTCCGTGCCATGCGCCGCACCGTCTACTACGGATTCGCCATGCTGCTGCTGATGGTGGTCTGCTTCTGGATCGCCATCGGACTGCCCGCGGCCGGCTTCTACGAAAACCAGAACGCCTTCCGCACGATCGTCGGCACCACCCCGCAACTGGTCGCGGCCGGGCTGGCCGGATTCGTGGTGGGACAGTTCCTCAACTCGGTGACACTGGTGCTGATCAAGGAACGCACCAAGGAAAAGCACCTCTGGGCCCGGCTGCTCGGCTCCACCGTCGCCGGGGAATTCGGTGACACGCTGGTGTTCTGCTCGATCGCGGCGACCGCCATCGGCATCGACACCTGGGGCGCGTTCGTCAACTACGTGATCGTCGGCTTCCTGTGGAAGACCCTGGTCGAGGTGGTGGTGCTGCCGATCAGCTACCGCTGCATCGCGCTGCTGAAGAAGCACGAGCCCACCTACGAACCGCTGGACCGCCCGGCCATCTACAGCTGA
- a CDS encoding DUF4190 domain-containing protein produces the protein MTNPGDSDEWWKQYGGEGVSSESGGHAEVPPPPSAPPAGYSSGQQQAQPPVTPPPQQQYPSYPQQPYGQAGAQAYGQPGAQQYGQPQYPQQPYGQPAYGYPAGGAYQPYGYPQSQAQGTNGLAIGSLIASILGLCTCIGAIVGIILGIIALNQIKERGGEGRGLALSGIWVGAVAIVLQIVWVVVNIALSS, from the coding sequence ATGACGAATCCCGGCGATTCCGACGAATGGTGGAAGCAATACGGCGGCGAGGGCGTGTCGTCGGAATCGGGGGGCCATGCCGAGGTGCCACCGCCCCCGTCCGCGCCGCCCGCGGGGTACTCCTCGGGTCAGCAGCAGGCGCAGCCGCCGGTGACTCCGCCGCCGCAGCAGCAGTACCCGAGTTATCCACAGCAGCCCTACGGCCAGGCGGGTGCGCAAGCGTACGGTCAGCCCGGCGCACAGCAGTACGGTCAACCGCAGTACCCCCAGCAGCCCTACGGCCAGCCCGCCTACGGCTATCCGGCCGGTGGCGCCTACCAGCCCTACGGTTATCCCCAGAGTCAGGCCCAGGGCACCAACGGTCTCGCGATCGGTTCCCTGATCGCCTCGATCCTCGGCCTGTGCACCTGCATCGGCGCGATCGTCGGCATCATCCTGGGCATCATCGCCCTGAACCAGATCAAGGAGCGCGGCGGTGAAGGACGCGGCCTGGCCCTGTCGGGCATCTGGGTCGGCGCCGTCGCCATCGTCCTGCAGATCGTCTGGGTCGTCGTCAACATCGCCCTGTCGAGCTGA
- a CDS encoding RDD family protein yields MTSGGYDPNQYPQGGQPYGQPYPQGGGQQYPQGGQQYPGQEQYGQQQPYGQQYPQGGQPQYGQQYPQGGQPQYGQQEPYPQQPGQPYGQPGQPYGQQPGQPYGQQPYGQPQYGAPGVPPGTVPGDLGVRFGARVIDGLIVGIPVAVIFFFLGNSLAIQIVQGIVMALAYVAYNVGLETSQGATLGKKLLGLRVLAPGGGTLEAAASFKRNVWYLFSIIPCLGPLIELGMIIYIAVTISQDPAKQGWHDKFAGGTQVVKG; encoded by the coding sequence ATGACGAGCGGTGGGTACGACCCCAACCAGTATCCGCAGGGCGGCCAGCCGTATGGCCAGCCGTATCCCCAGGGCGGTGGACAGCAGTATCCGCAAGGCGGCCAGCAATATCCGGGTCAGGAGCAGTACGGGCAGCAACAGCCGTACGGCCAGCAGTACCCGCAGGGCGGCCAGCCCCAATACGGCCAGCAGTACCCGCAGGGCGGGCAGCCGCAGTACGGCCAGCAGGAGCCGTACCCGCAGCAGCCTGGCCAGCCCTACGGCCAGCCCGGCCAGCCCTACGGCCAGCAGCCCGGCCAGCCTTACGGTCAGCAGCCCTACGGCCAGCCCCAGTACGGCGCACCGGGCGTCCCGCCGGGCACGGTCCCCGGTGACCTGGGCGTGCGTTTCGGCGCCCGCGTGATCGATGGCTTGATCGTCGGTATCCCGGTCGCGGTCATCTTCTTCTTCCTCGGCAACAGCCTCGCCATCCAGATCGTGCAGGGCATCGTCATGGCGTTGGCGTACGTTGCCTACAACGTGGGACTGGAGACCTCGCAGGGTGCCACGCTCGGCAAGAAGCTGCTCGGCCTGCGGGTGCTCGCCCCGGGTGGCGGCACGCTGGAGGCGGCCGCCTCGTTCAAGCGCAACGTGTGGTACCTGTTCTCGATCATTCCGTGCCTGGGCCCGCTGATCGAACTCGGCATGATCATCTACATCGCCGTGACGATCTCCCAGGACCCCGCCAAGCAGGGCTGGCACGACAAGTTCGCGGGCGGCACGCAGGTCGTCAAGGGCTGA
- the gluQRS gene encoding tRNA glutamyl-Q(34) synthetase GluQRS — protein MSTDEQPARPGAGRFAPSPSGDLHLGNLRTALLAWLFARSTGRAFYLRVEDLDRVRPGAAERQLADLSALGLDWDPPVLWQSERLDRHRAAIDTLAAAGMTYECYCTRREIQQAAAAPHGPLGAYPGTCRDLTAAERAARRATGRSPALRLRSETTEFEIEDELHGVYRGVVDDFVLRRGDGTPAYNLAVVVDDAEQGIDQVVRGDDLLSSTPRQAYLATVLGFPIPRYAHVPLVLNRDGKRLAKRDGAVTLADRAALGETPREVVALLANSLGRTGSTPAALLDGFRPDTLPREPWTLDPVNMVKSGGNP, from the coding sequence ATGTCCACCGATGAGCAGCCGGCCCGGCCGGGGGCGGGCAGGTTCGCGCCGAGCCCGTCGGGCGATCTGCATCTGGGCAATCTGCGCACCGCGCTGCTGGCATGGCTGTTCGCGCGGTCGACGGGACGCGCGTTCTATCTGCGCGTCGAGGATCTCGACCGGGTGCGTCCCGGCGCCGCCGAACGCCAGCTCGCCGATCTGTCCGCACTCGGCCTGGACTGGGACCCGCCGGTGCTGTGGCAATCCGAACGGCTGGACCGGCACCGCGCGGCCATCGACACTCTGGCCGCGGCCGGGATGACCTACGAATGTTATTGCACCCGAAGGGAAATCCAGCAGGCGGCGGCAGCGCCGCACGGTCCGCTGGGCGCCTACCCGGGCACCTGCCGCGACCTCACCGCCGCCGAGCGCGCCGCCCGCCGCGCCACCGGCCGCTCCCCGGCGCTCCGTTTACGCTCCGAGACAACCGAATTCGAGATCGAGGACGAATTGCACGGCGTCTACCGGGGTGTGGTGGACGATTTCGTGCTGCGCCGCGGCGACGGCACCCCCGCATACAACCTCGCCGTCGTGGTCGACGATGCCGAACAGGGCATCGACCAGGTGGTGCGCGGGGACGACCTGCTGTCCTCCACTCCGCGCCAGGCCTATCTGGCCACCGTGCTCGGCTTCCCGATACCGCGGTACGCCCACGTGCCGCTGGTGCTCAACCGGGACGGGAAGCGGCTGGCCAAGCGCGACGGCGCGGTCACGCTGGCCGATCGCGCGGCCCTGGGCGAGACACCGCGGGAAGTCGTCGCGCTGCTGGCGAATTCCCTCGGCCGTACCGGTTCCACCCCCGCCGCGCTGCTCGACGGCTTCCGACCCGATACGCTGCCGCGCGAACCATGGACACTCGACCCCGTGAACATGGTGAAATCCGGCGGGAATCCGTAA
- a CDS encoding DUF309 domain-containing protein, with product MVERDRDDVGRARNARPRDRFGRPLPPGSVGVERVPDDLDLPPDETLDYAQRLLDDGLAFNAHEVLEGAWKNGPFAERMLWQGLAQYAVGLTHIQRGNPKGARTLLERAVGRLSAYGPTPYGIDSPGLIDHAESLLADLAAGRAVGEDRLRPRLRA from the coding sequence GTGGTCGAACGTGATCGAGACGATGTCGGACGCGCCCGAAATGCCCGCCCCCGGGACCGATTCGGGCGCCCTTTGCCGCCGGGCAGCGTCGGTGTCGAGCGCGTACCCGACGATTTGGACCTTCCGCCCGACGAGACGCTGGACTACGCGCAGCGACTGCTGGACGACGGCCTGGCCTTCAATGCCCACGAAGTCCTCGAGGGCGCGTGGAAGAACGGTCCGTTCGCGGAGCGGATGCTGTGGCAGGGTCTGGCCCAGTACGCGGTCGGCCTCACCCACATCCAGCGCGGCAACCCGAAGGGGGCTCGTACCCTGCTGGAGCGGGCCGTGGGCCGGTTGAGCGCCTACGGACCCACCCCCTACGGCATCGACAGCCCCGGCCTGATCGACCATGCCGAGAGTCTGCTGGCGGATCTGGCGGCCGGCCGCGCGGTCGGCGAGGACCGGTTGCGCCCGCGTCTACGGGCCTGA